CTCGCTCCTGACGCGGCGGCGCGGGCGCGACTGCGGCTCTGCGTCCGCCTTTTCGTATGCCTTGATTATGCGCTGCACGAGCGCGTGGCGCACAACGTCCTTCTCTGTGAAGCGGCAGATCTCGAGGTCCTCGATGCCGCCGAGTATGCGCATCGCGTGCACGAGTCCGCTCTTCTTTCCGGCGGGCAGGTCGATCTGGGTGATGTCGCCGGTGATGACCGCCTTCGAGCCGACGCCGAGGCGGGTGAGGAACATCTTCATCTGCTCGCGGGTGGTGTTCTGCGCCTCGTCGAGAATTATGAAGGCGTCGTCGAGCGTGCGTCCGCGCATATACGCCAGCGGCGCGACCTCGATGTTGCCGCGCTGCAGGTAGATGTTGTACGCCTCCACTCCGAGCATATCGAAAAGCCCGTCGTAGAGCGGACGCAGGTAGGGATCGACCTTGTTCTGCAGGTCGCCGGGCAGGAAGCCGAGTTTTTCGCCCGCTTCGACAGCGGGGCGGGTGAGGATGATGCGGTTGACCTGCTTGTCGCGGAACGCCTGCACCGCCATCGCGACGGCGAGGTAGGTCTTGCCGGTGCCGGCGGGGCCGACGCCGATGACGATAGTATTCTTCTTTATCGCGTCGATATAGCGCTTCTGGCCGAGCGTCTTCGCCTTGATGGGCTTGCCCTTCGCGGTGACGCAGACGCAGTCGCCGTTCATCGTCCTGAGCTTGTCCGCGCCGCCTTCGTCGACGACGGAGATGACGTAGCGTACCTCCTGCGCGGTGATGTTCTCGCCTCGCGCGGTGAGCATCAGCAGGTGCTCGATCACCTTCGCGGCGCGGTCGGCGTTCTCCTCGTCCGCGCCGGTGATCTTCAGCTCGCCGTCGCGGTTTGAAACGCTCACGTTGTAATGCCGCTCAACGAGCTTCATATTCTCGTCGAAGCTGCCGAAAACGCTTATCACGCTTTCCATTCTGTCAACTGCAATGAATCTTTCAGCCAATGTCGGCCTCCCGTTCGATATATATTTCCTTTTCTTTCGCTATGTCCGTTTCGAGCGTAAGCTCGATCGTGCAGACCGCGCCGTCCGGCAGGAAGGTCACGCTCTCGGTTTCGGAGACGGTCTCTCCGTCCGCCTTTTCAAGCGCGGCGCGTCTGCGCGCCTCTTGCGAAGCGGCTTCCGCCGCCTGCCGCGGCGTAACGCGTTTCTCCACGGTGACGTATTCGCGGTACTCCGTTTCCTCCGTCCCGACGGGGAGCTCTGCGCCGCCGAAACGCAGGCGGTTATTATAAGTCACGGTATCATATTCATTGTAACTCATTTTCGTGAAAAAAGAAAGAGGAATATTCAAATTAAACAGCCGTAAAGCCGTTTTTTTCACGGTATTTCCCGTATATTCCCGTTCCTGCGAAGAATAGGGGATGAAGACCTCGATCTTCACGGGGCAGACGGCGATGCATTCGGCGGCCGCGTGGACGGCTCCCGCCTCGTCGGTCAGCCCGCTGACGAGCAGGTCGCCCGCGGCTACGGAGTCGCCCGCCGAGACGACGGCGTCGCCCTTGAACGCGCTGACGCGCTTTATCGTGCCGCCCCGCGCGGCGACGACGTT
The DNA window shown above is from Clostridia bacterium and carries:
- a CDS encoding PhoH family protein; amino-acid sequence: MESVISVFGSFDENMKLVERHYNVSVSNRDGELKITGADEENADRAAKVIEHLLMLTARGENITAQEVRYVISVVDEGGADKLRTMNGDCVCVTAKGKPIKAKTLGQKRYIDAIKKNTIVIGVGPAGTGKTYLAVAMAVQAFRDKQVNRIILTRPAVEAGEKLGFLPGDLQNKVDPYLRPLYDGLFDMLGVEAYNIYLQRGNIEVAPLAYMRGRTLDDAFIILDEAQNTTREQMKMFLTRLGVGSKAVITGDITQIDLPAGKKSGLVHAMRILGGIEDLEICRFTEKDVVRHALVQRIIKAYEKADAEPQSRPRRRVRSEEE
- a CDS encoding sporulation protein YqfD; the protein is MPIIKLLRRLRGFVRFSLRGGCPERVVTLAARDGVSVRDVHAVEGGVCAYVDARDYRRLRRHAKNNGCRMRVERKFGLPFLFCRGRRRNGLIAGAVAAALLLTLLSRSIWVTDVSGNTKVSEGEILSELRRQGIYPGAFKSDIDLIAAEQNALIALPELSWLAVNLRGSRASVEVRERTAPPETVALSAPCNVVAARGGTIKRVSAFKGDAVVSAGDSVAAGDLLVSGLTDEAGAVHAAAECIAVCPVKIEVFIPYSSQEREYTGNTVKKTALRLFNLNIPLSFFTKMSYNEYDTVTYNNRLRFGGAELPVGTEETEYREYVTVEKRVTPRQAAEAASQEARRRAALEKADGETVSETESVTFLPDGAVCTIELTLETDIAKEKEIYIEREADIG